AGAGGAAGATATACCCGAGCCAGCGGAGCCAGAGGAAGAGATTCCAACTCCGCCCCGCAAGCCGGTACCCCCCTCCAAAAAGAAGGTGAAAAATGCGACATAGAGTTCAAGGAAGAAAATTTGGACGCGAAAAAGACGCACGCCGCCTCATGATCTGCAATCTTGTGAAATCCATGGTGGAACATGGACAAATCACCACCACCTTGGCAAAGGCAAAAGAATTGCGCGGATATGTGGATCGCGTGGTCACCTACGGCAAACAGGACACGGTCCATTCACGCCGTTTGGCATACAGCGTTCTCGGCGACCGCACCTTGGTGAAAAAACTTTTCACCGAGATCGCGCCCGCGTTCCAAGACCGCCCGGGCGGATATACCCGCGTCATAAAAAGCGGTTTCCGCCGCGGAGATTCAGCCCCCATGGCCATCCTCCAATTTGTGGAAGAATCTGCGGTCAAACCCAAAAAAGATAACATTAAGGCAAAAGACCTCAACAAATAAGAATCTTTCGCCCAAACAATGCGTAAAACCCGGGATCCTGCGTCCCGGGTTTTTTTATAAATCAGGAAAGATGGGCCAAGCGGCGGGATTTCAGATATCTTCTGCCGCTTTGTTCAAATCCTCAAAAAAACCCCCAAACATCACAGTGCGCTTGTTTGGAGGTTCAAATTACTGTTGTTTTAGCGGGATTATTCGGCTTTACCATTCCTCATCATAGTTGTAATCCCAATATTCATCTTCGCGGGAATCTTCGATTGGTTCATATTCGTTTTTGAAGACGGCGCAACTGTCGAAGCGCACTATTCTGGGGTTGTTGGTAAGCTCATGCACGTTGTTTCTGAAGATGGCGCAATCCGTGAAGTTTATCTTGGAAGCTTCCGAGTAGATGAGATAGCTGGTACCCCATTGACCGAAAGCGTTGTTGTCGAAAATCACGCAGCCGTTGAATTCCACGTTTTGGCAATTCCAGAAATTCAGGGTGTTGAATTCCACATTGTCTCTGATCACGCAGTTTGTAAAGCTGACATCCTTCACCCTGCTCATCGTCATGGCGCTGTATGTGCAACCATAGATTGTGCTTAGCTCACAATCCAGTCCGCTGCAATCCGAGGCCGTGATTCCTTCCATGCCGCAGCCCCACATTTCGCAGTTCGAAATGGAAATTCCCTGGCAGTTGTTGAATTCCAGAACCCCACCGGTGCAATAACCAGCATCGGTGTGGCCAAGGCCCAGGTTTTCAAAACGCAGATTGCGGCAGTTTTGGAATGTGATTACGTTCGCATAGCGTGGCTCTGCCATAATCAGGCTCAAGCCGCGTTCGGTGCCCACCAGCGTAAGCCCGTCCACATCGCTGATCACCAGTTGGTAACCGTCGAAAACCTCTTCATAGCGCGCGTTTCGGGACATTCCGATGGTCTTTTTGCCGGAAAGGACAAAATAGCCGTTTTCCAAGTCTCTCATGTCAATCACGGTATTCGAACCGATGGCATTCAAAAATTCCCTTTCGTTTGTGACGTTAACTTCCTTCACTGTGGCGGCTTTGGATGGTTTTGCCGCAGTCAGGGGGGCTGCAATTGCCAACACCACAATCAGCGTTAAACAGCATACGATTGTTTTGCGCATGGTCAACTCCTTCAAATGCTTATGGCGCGGAGAGGAAACCCGAAGGTCACCGAAACTCCACTACTGTATTATACTCGATTTCTGCGCTTTC
This sequence is a window from Candidatus Cloacimonadota bacterium. Protein-coding genes within it:
- the rplQ gene encoding 50S ribosomal protein L17 — protein: MRHRVQGRKFGREKDARRLMICNLVKSMVEHGQITTTLAKAKELRGYVDRVVTYGKQDTVHSRRLAYSVLGDRTLVKKLFTEIAPAFQDRPGGYTRVIKSGFRRGDSAPMAILQFVEESAVKPKKDNIKAKDLNK
- a CDS encoding right-handed parallel beta-helix repeat-containing protein, with amino-acid sequence MRKTIVCCLTLIVVLAIAAPLTAAKPSKAATVKEVNVTNEREFLNAIGSNTVIDMRDLENGYFVLSGKKTIGMSRNARYEEVFDGYQLVISDVDGLTLVGTERGLSLIMAEPRYANVITFQNCRNLRFENLGLGHTDAGYCTGGVLEFNNCQGISISNCEMWGCGMEGITASDCSGLDCELSTIYGCTYSAMTMSRVKDVSFTNCVIRDNVEFNTLNFWNCQNVEFNGCVIFDNNAFGQWGTSYLIYSEASKINFTDCAIFRNNVHELTNNPRIVRFDSCAVFKNEYEPIEDSREDEYWDYNYDEEW